A single window of Plasmodium reichenowi strain SY57 chromosome 14, whole genome shotgun sequence DNA harbors:
- a CDS encoding peptidyl-prolyl cis-trans isomerase (part of same gene as PRSY57_1422500B~gap found within coding sequence), whose product MSEVYSIEPKTHGKVIIYTSLGELEIHLFSNECPEACRNFIQHCLNNYYNKNEFFRVIPRFLIQTGDHTNTGLHNEYAFSSPFKNEYNSRLKFLYTGCLSFANLNIDKPSNGSQFFITLDKAEYLNNKNTLFGKVAKHSIYNLLKFNNIKTNKHDKPIEDIPYIEYVKIIENPFHHLVPSINYEYNTKNQNVKDKNEYLNKTKKKKEENLLSFDCDQELSDDSETFFRGDKDQTVKQKNVSSFDKFGEVEDDKGKDNKGEDDKGEDNKGEDNKGADNKGEDIKRDEKNNKTIEDKINTLKKRTCDIENSNRKKNKTSSSIKDIINMDEEYLKNMKKYNKMSKKEREKLSLKKLQDFDNRLKDLFSK is encoded by the exons ATGTCAGAAGTGTATAGCATCGAACCGAAAACACATGGTAAGGTAATAATTTATACAAGTTTAGGAGAACTAGAGATTCATTTATTTAGTAATGAATGCCCAGAAGCATGTAGAAATTTTATTCAACATtgtttaaataattattataacaagAATGAATTTTTTAGAGTAATTCCTAGATTTTTAATACAAACGGGGGATCACACAAATACAGGATTGC ATAATGAATATGCCTTTAGTAGTCCCTTCAAAAATGAATACAACAGTAgattaaaatttttatacaCAGGGTGTTTATCTTTTGCAAACCTAAATATCGACAAACCTTCGAATGGAAGTCAATTTTTTATCACATTAGATAAAGCagaatatttaaataataagaacACGTTATTTGGAAAAGTAGCTAAACATagtatttataatttattaaaatttaataatataaaaaccAATAAACATGATAAACCAATTGAAGATATTCCATATATTGAATATGTGAAAATTATTGAAAACCCATTTCATCATTTAGTACCAAGTAttaattatgaatataatacaaagaatcaaaatgtaaaagataaaaatgaatatttaaataaaacaaaaaaaaaaaaagaagaaaacCTTTTATCCTTTGATTGTGATCAGGAACTAAGTGATGATTCGGAAACATTCTTCAGAGGAGATAAGGATCAAACGgttaaacaaaaaaatgtgTCATCGTTTGATAAATTTGGGGAGGTGGAAGATGATAAAGGGAAAGATAATAAAGGGGAAGATGATAAAGGGGAAGATAATAAAGGGGAAGATAATAAAGGGGCAGATAATAAAGGGGAAGATATTAAAAGggatgaaaaaaataataaaacaattGAAGACAAAATAAACACCTTAAAAAAGAGAACGTGTGATATAGAAAATTCAAataggaaaaaaaataaaacatcATCATCCATAAAGgatataattaatatg gATGAAGAGTATTTaaagaatatgaaaaagTATAACAAGATGTCTAAAAAGGAGAGAGAAAAATTG TCTTTGAAAAAACTTCAAGACTTTGATAATCGCTTGAAGGACCTGTTCTCCAAAG
- a CDS encoding serine/threonine protein phosphatase 7, putative (part of same gene as PRSY57_1422600A~gap found within coding sequence), which yields IWCHICTVIYENKVALKKCMKYLEDTMQGKITSIHFRYILLELNKILQEHNFEMNKPLTDEQIDLLAYTVETDDKVDYVEFFNSFKPTYIYSNN from the exons ataTGGTGTCACATATGTACGGTAATATATGAGAATAAGGTTGCCTTAAAAAAATGCATGAAATATTTAGAAGATACAATGCAGGGGAAAATAACAAGTATACATTTTAGATATATACTATTGGAATTGAATAAAATTTTACAAGAGCATAATTTTGAAAT GAACAAGCCTTTAACAGATGAACAAATTGATTTATTAGCTTATACTGTTGAAACAGATGATAAAGTGGATTATGTTGAATTCTTCAACTCTTTCAAGcctacatatatatattcaaataattaA
- a CDS encoding serine/threonine protein phosphatase 7, putative (part of same gene as PRSY57_1422600B~gap found within coding sequence) codes for MESYNIEDVVMIYGHKAIIESIQNVENIKSDIQPNKIYVGKYVNKKGYSDGTYRKKKIYTPQNDELVIICSYNSIKPYNEEESACTMIQKMFRGYQGRKSFHSFVCCTVWRKFDHIHEYITLNNHDEIYKPLIKTIKRDIKKGIIQFPSKCFSSNSNQFSRVSTTSYESSAYNENVPRLKDKIDRTFATEMFHFFLTSKEIILPYNLVSKILIKTKKMLEENIKSSVINLDISKKSKDTKLIILGDVHGQLHDVLWLFNRFGIPSSTNIYIFNGDIADRGENATEIFILLFIFKLSCNDSVIINRGNHECSYMNEVYGFYNEVLSKYDNTIYDLFQNIFELLGLAVNIQNQIFVVHGGLSRYQDITLKEIDELDRKKQEILHPEQYEDIVIFDLLWSDPQKKEGIGGNARGNNCITFGPDVTETFLKNNNLDILIRSHQVPKTLKGIESHHEGKCITLFSASNYCNKIKNLGAAIIFNQDLTFEVQEYMSPSLEVIRETFEENQKLREKVLHCSKIVELEKNEQKNSNKLSTEGLMNDILNCLSTIICNEKNSLWNNLYKQDKDKKGVVHINIWKEELGKLSKTKKVPWIYLCRKLKMIEDYHVNYNNILSRFKINYAPNEKFLNTEWKNECFEHLYEALLKADLSLRETLMVFDKNLDGKVSFAEFEQVLRDLNIDLSNEQIRILVRLINSNSLCNNTNLQENNKIDVAEFIGKMRVCYRLSINKDYVNNEKIQKLIETIGKHILSDSADTANYHYKFYEENNERHNSERRKRSSVIKSVALFQKFKNYDNFGN; via the exons ATGGAAAGTTACAACATTGAAGATGTTGTTATGATATATGGTCATAAAGCAATAATCGAAAGTATTCAAAATgttgaaaatataaaatctGATATACAAccaaataaaatatatgtaggaaaatatgtaaataaaaaaggtTATTCTGATGGGActtatagaaaaaaaaaaatatatacaccTCAAAATGATGAACTGGTTATAATTTGTTCTTATAATTCTATTAAACCATATAATg AGGAAGAAAGCGCCTGTACTATGATTCAGAAAATGTTCAGAGGATATCAAGGAAGAAAAAGTTTTCATTCTTTTGTTTGTTGCACCGTGTGGAGAAAATTCGATCACATACACGAATATATAACCCTTAATAATCATGA tgaaatttataaacccttaataaaaacaataaaaagAGATATCAAAAAAGGAATAATTCAATTCCCATCAAAATGTTTCTCCAGCAATTCTAATCAATTCTCTCGAGTTTCTACAACATCTTATGAG tCTTCTGCTTATAACGAAAACGTTCCAAGATTAAAAGACAAAATTGATCGCACTTTTGCTACAGAAatgtttcattttttcttaacATCCAAAgaa ATAATATTACCATACAACTTGGTTAGCAAAATTTTGAtcaaaacaaaaaaaatgctcgaggaaaatataaaaagcTCCGTTATAAATCTGGACATATCCAAAAAGTCCAAAGACACCAAATTaatt ATATTAGGAGATGTCCATGGGCAACTTCATGATGTTCTATGGTTGTTCAATAGATTTGGAATACCATCATCCACAAATAT atatatttttaatggAGATATAGCAGATAGAGGAGAAAATGCAACggaaatatttattttgttatttatttttaaattaagTTGTAACGATAGTGTTATAATTAATAGGGGTAACCACGAATGTTCTTATATGAACGAGGTTTACGGATTTTACAACGAAG TTCTTTCAAAATATGATAACACAATTTATGATCTctttcaaaatatatttgagCTACTAGGACTAGCCGTTAATATACAAA ATCAAATATTTGTTGTGCACGGAGGTCTATCTAGATATCAAGATATAACACTGAAAGAAATCGACGAACTCGATAGAAAGAAACAGGAAATCCTTCATCCAGAACAATATGAAGATATAGTAATTTTTGATCTGTTATGGTCAGATCctcaaaaaaaagaaggaaTAGGAGGAAATGCACGAGGGAATAATTGTATTACTTTCGGGCCTGATGTAACAGAAAcgtttttaaaaaataataatttagaTATTTTGATAAGATCTCACCAAGTACCTAAAACTTTAAAAGGTATTGAAAGTCATCATGAAGGGAAATGTATAACTCTTTTTTCTGCTTCAAATTATTgtaacaaaataaaaaaccTAGGAGCTgctattatatttaatcaAGACCTTACTTTTGAAGTGCAAGAATATATGTCTCCTTCCCTTGAAGTTATAAGAGAAACGTTTGAAGAAAATCAAAAATTAAGAGAAAAAGTTCTGCACTGTTCAAAAATAGTGGAGCTGGAAAAAAAT GAACAAAAAAACAGTAACAAGTTGTCTACAGAAGGGCTTATGAATGATATCCTAAATTGTCTAAGTACCATAATATGTAACGAAAAAAATTCCTTATGGAACAATTTATACAAACAAGATAAAGACAAAAAAGGAGTAGTCCACATAAACATATGGaa gGAAGAATTAGGAAAGTTGAGCAAGACGAAAAAGGTACCATGGATATATTTGTGTAggaaattaaaaatgattGAGGATTATCATGtgaattataataatattttaagcagatttaaaataaattatgcACCAAATGAAAAATTCTTAAACACAGAATGGAAAAATGAATGTTTTGAACATTTATATGAAGCTTTATTAAAAGCGGATTTAAGTTTAAGAGAGACGCTTATGGTGtttgataaaaatttaGATGGAAAAGTATCCTTTGCTGAATTTGAGCAGGTTTTACGGGATTTAAATATag ATTTATCCAATGAACAAATAAGGATATTAGTCAGATTGATAAATAGCAATTCCTTATGTAATAACACCAATTTacaagaaaataataaaatcGATGTTGCCGAATTTATCGGTAAAATGCGTGTATGTTATCGTTTGTCTATAAATAAGGATTATGTAAACaatgaaaaaatacaaaaacTAATCGAAACGATAGGGaaacatattttatcaGATAGTGCAGATACAGCtaattatcattataaattttatgaagaaaataatgaaagACATAATTCTGAGAGAAGAAAACGATCTAGTGTAATCAAGTCCGTTGCTTTGTTCCAGAAATTTAAAAACTATGACAACTTTGGAAATG
- a CDS encoding peptidyl-prolyl cis-trans isomerase (part of same gene as PRSY57_1422500A~gap found within coding sequence), whose translation AYEYEDVKKNMVDTMEREKKNSYHSKYKTEKYLKRKNEFK comes from the exons GCATATGAGTATGAGGATGTTAAGAAAAAC ATGGTAGATACTATGGAACgcgaaaaaaaaaatagttATCATTCCAAATATAAAACAGAG AAGTATTTAAAACGAAAGAATgaattcaaataa
- a CDS encoding putative membrane protein (conserved Plasmodium membrane protein, unknown function) produces MSRIIDELKLFLTNLSKGSDTVDTNDLMDSGIADKTVILNIKEKLGDSPWNVQKLINLGIDVIEENNNKGDTYDDDNNNKGDTYDDDNNNKGDTCDDNNNNYDYNDDYELEVKHDSSDNIISDVEWEKICSDYEKFTSGNVEDIIDKDVHDIMKYEKKKNENNDNNDHNNDHNNDDNNDDNNDDNIDHNDDNYDDNYDDYYNNHRVYCDKDNNNNNIYHDYNIININDDDNFYVKYVKYKKCKAIEELLKNMVSDKKMFSNYPIIKEFILLLIFLFQRIREEDECKNVGNINNIKNGDNINNIKNVSNINNIKNVDGTNFSCFEKKKDKKVKLTKLRSNSCMTEKIDNTQNSYDIKNIGKEIKHINNIMSDETIFPFYNNLKLKEDHVHTYNTLDHDNMLLTCIDKEEKENMRHCMKSNRCFNYLSNDENGRIYIYNNNDNIKNNKNYKMSHNKFYQIDRYLEEPFCTFPIYNNIFCNLVHKKKSMYPYNIDDIKHALNNENINKVCETLFKYMHYIRRSKNEELKKRSINMIILLLYLTYISFGIYFLNTYNIYIRLYYLYKEFQIFKKTNNNIQKKLNKKIQQHLHQHKLSEQYIQEYDKLKTSFLQLKKENEKLKNYNKVIQKLKNKIDIMKIEKTIIMKKKEEELNYLIKQKNVLLNQNHITHKTIKSKTFNNIIKKTSPVIKKKNYLKKNTLQSTNTKIYFKNKHIQLSQGLNTPIDSTSQNNSIHDTYSSEERENIKINSVKINDEQINIKHNEKTNKCYYTSTENYDKNIFTYSNICKNEQTVLQGINNHYEENIKHMVTSKKNQNNIKKIYTNVHTQCDIKTNTTKCAKCINDKLTPKQETQKNIYNNNNNNNNNNINNNNNNNINMYILKNINSTIIQTTFYQNKFYKIKGILNYDDNYFMPLYIFYMKKINYKELIENYFLYNKYFYINDLFQLKINTNYNDHHVISKNRNHPNGHHHIYYYLYYLYYYDCMINQHIVQNINGQGKQTELNHEQNKNTYKDFIMKNKKEFILFENKINMLHITKPMFNIKYINNILNLYDYDKVFQQYSSLTNSYHKNLHDLLPMFHTHYHYYYDYSICSQKKECSQEIIYLYNKMDKINKNEVFIEKEKNICIKNKKNYKLTNINKCYQKSTFNMYFNLLKQTQHIRKQIYISNVKLCNIISSDDNIIIIINNKNTHKHKPTTNNNKYNHNNIYYYSYFKLHQLLLKKKYIHFPTDTYKTHLYCSHFGYIYKTIISLKKKYKQYLFFNKYINNLNKFKHKYLIMNTYKFKKKKKKRKRKRKTHIHYIPYKNNLNTKNTISNKLIKYKKKIYKDKIINTNFSYHNILIKSLYIFNLIFFLTFLLLLDVYILDHTLLSGLIYILCILLFLLTSLFRSIVYLINIPLNKKIIPQHFLDTFSVHFVKIVNYMQLYFYENNDDIYGI; encoded by the exons atGTCTAGGATTATAGATGAGTTGAAATTATTCTTGACCAACTTATCC aaagGATCAGATACTGTCGACACAAACGATCTAATGGATTCGG GAATAGCTGACAAAACGgtaattttaaatataaaagagAAGCTTGGTGATAGTCCTTGGAACGTCCAAAAATTAATCAAc CTAGGAATAGACGTGatagaagaaaataataataagggTGATAcatatgatgatgataataataataagggTGATAcatatgatgatgataataataataagggTGATACatgtgatgataataataataattatgattataatgatgattATGAATTGGAAGTAAAACACGATAGTagtgataatattatctcAGATGTTGAATgggaaaaaatatgttctgattatgaaaaatttaCAAGTGGTAATGTCGAAGATATTATTGATAAGGATGTCCATGATATTAtgaaatatgaaaaaaaaaaaaacgaaaataatgacaataatgatcataataatgatcataataatgatgataataatgatgataataatgatgataatattgatcataatgatgataattatgatgataattatgatgattattataataaccATCGTGTGTATTGTGATAAggacaataataataataatatatatcacgattataacattattaatattaatgatgatgataatttttACGTTAAgtatgtaaaatataaaaaatgtaaagCTATAGAAGAAttgttaaaaaatatggtAAGCGATAAGAAAATGTTTAGTAACTATccaataataaaagaatttattttattattaatttttttatttcaacGTATAAGAGAAGAAGATGAATGTAAAAATGTGGgcaatataaataatattaaaaatggggataatataaataatattaaaaatgtgagcaatataaataatatcaaAAATGTGGATGGAACAAATTTTTCATGttttgaaaaaaagaaagacAAAAAAGTAAAGCTCACTAAGCTTAGATCTAACAGTTGTATGACTGAAAAAATAGATAACACTCAAAATTCATATGacattaaaaatattggaaaagaaataaaacacataaataatataatgagTGATGAAACTATTTTTCCgttttataataatttaaaattaaaagaagatCATGTACATACATACAACACATTAGACCATGATAATATGTTGTTAACATGTATTgataaagaagaaaaagaaaatatgaGACATTGTATGAAGAGTAATAGAtgttttaattatttaagtaatgatgaaaatggacgaatttatatatataataataatgataatataaaaaataataaaaattataaaatgtcacataataaattttacCAAATAGATAGATATTTAGAAGAACCCTTTTGTACCTTTccaatatataataatatattttgtaatttagtacataaaaaaaaatcaatgTATCCATATAACATCGATGACATAAAACATGCActtaataatgaaaatataaataaagtaTGCGAGACTCTATTCAAATATATGCATTATATTAGAAGAAGTAAAAATGAAGAGTTGAAGAAAAGGTCCATTAATATgattattcttttattatatctaaCCTATATCTCTTTTggtatttattttttaaatacatataatatatatataagattatattatttatataaagaatttcaaatattcaaaaaaacaaataataatatacaaaaaaagttaaataaaaaaattcaacAACATCTTCATCAACATAAACTAAGTGAACAATACATACAAgaatatgataaattaaaaacaaGTTTTCtacaattaaaaaaagaaaatgaaaaacttaaaaattataataaagttattcaaaaattaaaaaacaaaattgacattatgaaaatagaaaaaacaattatcatgaaaaaaaaagaagaagaattAAATTATCTAATTAAGcaaaaaaatgttttattaaatcAAAATCATATTACACACAAAACAATCAAAAGTAAAACATTTAATaacattattaaaaaaacatCTCCtgtgataaaaaaaaaaaattacttAAAAAAGAACACGTTACAATCAACAAATACAAAAATCTACTTCAAAAATAAGCATATACAACTATCACAGGGTCTTAATACACCTATCGATAGTACATCACAAAATAATTCCATACATGATACATATTCATCAGAAGAAagagaaaatattaaaataaattctgttaaaataaatgatgaacaaattaatattaaacataatgaaaaaacaaacaaatgTTACTATACCTCAACagaaaattatgataaaaatatattcacatattcaaatatatgtaaaaatgaacaaaCTGTACTACAAGGCATAAATAATCattatgaagaaaatataaaacatatggtaacaagtaaaaaaaatcaaaataatataaaaaaaatatatactaaTGTTCACACACAATGTGatattaaaacaaataCTACTAAATGTGcaaaatgtataaatgataaattaaCGCCAAAGCAAGaaacacaaaaaaatatatataataataataataataataataataataatattaataataataataataataatattaatatgtatattttgaaaaacATCAATTCTACAATTATTCAAACAACATTTTATCAAAacaaattttataaaatcaAAGGTATTCtaaattatgatgataattattttatgcctttatatattttttatatgaagaaaattaattataaagaattaattgaaaattattttttatataataaatatttttatattaatgatCTATTTCAactaaaaataaatacgAATTATAATGATCACCATGTTATAAGTAAAAATAGAAACCATCCAAATGGACAccatcatatatattattatttatattatttatattattatgattgTATGATTAATCAACATATCGTCcaaaatataaatggaCAGGGAAAACAAACTGAACTAAACCATGAAcagaataaaaatacatataaagattttattatgaaaaataaaaaagaatttattttattcgAAAATAAGATAAACATGCTACATATAACAAAACCTATGTTCaatatcaaatatattaataatattttaaatttatatgattatgATAAAGTATTTCAACAGTACTCATCTTTAACAAATTCATATCATAAGAACCTTCATGATCTTCTTCCCATGTTTCATACacattatcattattattatgattacTCTATATGTTCgcaaaaaaaagaatgctcacaagaaattatttatttatataacaaaatggataagataaacaaaaatgaagtttttatagaaaaagaaaaaaacatatgtataaaaaataagaaaaattataaactgactaatataaataaatgcTACCAAAAATCAActtttaatatgtatttcAATCTATTAAAACAAACACAACATATAAGGAAACAAATATACATCTCCAATGTaaaattatgtaatattatatctagtgatgataatattattattattatcaacaataaaaatactCATAAACATAAACCAACaactaataataataaatataatcataataatatatattattattcatactTTAAACTACAccaattattattaaaaaaaaaatatatacactTTCCTACAGATACATACAAAACACATCTCTACTGCTCACATTTCggatatatatacaaaacTATTATTTctcttaaaaaaaaatataaacaatatttgttctttaataaatatattaataatttaaacaaattcaaacataaatatttgataatgaatacatataaattcaaaaaaaaaaaaaaaaaaagaaaaagaaaaaggaaaacacacatacattatataccatataaaaataatttaaatacTAAAAATACAATATCAAATAAACTaatcaaatataaaaaaaaaatttataaagataaaattattaataccAATTTTTCTTATCATAATATCTTAATCAAAtccttatatatatttaatttaatcTTTTTTCTAACTTTTCTCTTATTATTAGATGTGTACATTTTAGATCATACATTACTCTCTGGTCTTATTTATATCCTATGTATTCTACTATTCCTTTTAACATCACTTTTTAGAAgtattgtatatttaattaatatccctttaaataaaaaaattataccACAACACTTTTTAGATACCTTTTCGGTTCATTTTGTGAAAATAGTAAATTATATGCAGCTCTACTTTTATGAgaataatgatgatatatatggtatataa